The Faecalibaculum rodentium genome segment CCACTGTTTTCCGGAGCACCACCCCAAAGCGGCGGTCGGGCTGCCAAAAACTGTGACACAGTTTTTGCCAGCTCCGACGGCCGCTTCAGTCCCACAGGGCCCTGGACAGCAGCTCGTCCTGCACGGTTTTGTCCAGATCCACAAACACCGCACTGTAGCCCGCCACCCGGACAATCAGGTCCGGATACTTTTCCGGGTGCTTCTGTGCATCCTCCAGCTGCCCCTTGTCCACCACTGTCACCATGAGCTGACAGCCGCCTTTCCTGAAGTAAGTGTCAAACAGGATCTTCACCTTTTCCTTGTCCTCGTGCATCATCCGCGGGGTGAACTTGATGTTCTGCACGGAACCGCCATGGTATTTCGCATCAAATCTGGACAGAGAATTCAGCACAGCTGTCGGACCGGATGTGGCGGCACCGCCCTGCGGGTTGTTCGCCGGATTCATGTATACGCCCCTGCGCCGTCCATCCAGGCTTGCCGCCGTCTGCAGGCCCCAGTCCGTGTTGGTCTGGTTGTTGGAGATCACGATCAGGAAATAGTCCATTCCCAGATCAATGCCCTTCTGCCGCACAGACTTTGCCGTGAACTCATAGAGATCATCCGCCATGTCATCGGCTTCCTGCTCGTCGTTGCCGTATTTGGGCACCGCCAGGATGTCCCGCAGCATGACCGCATCCCCCTGGAAGTCCCGGTTTGCCGCCGCATTCATCTCTTCCAGTGTGTATTTCTTCTCCTCGAACACCAGCCGCCGTATGGCAGTCAGGGCATCCGAGGCATTGATGTTGCCGTAGGTCTCCAGAGTACCTCCCAGGATCTTCACACCGCCATCCAGCAGTGCCTTTCCACGCGCCAGGCAGTCATCCATCAGCGCACTGGCAAACAGGAAGGACACTTCCCGGTTCATGACTTCATAGGAATACAGCTGATCCCGGGCACACTTTTCGAAATACCAGTCCAGCATCTTTTTGTACTGGTCATAGAACGCCTCAAATGTCGTCAGGTCCACCAGCGGCTTCAGCTGGACAGGGCCGTTTTTTTGCTTCCCGTCCATCGGGTCCACGCCTTCGTTCATGGCGATCTGCAGGACCTTGACCATGTTCAGCAGGGTGTTGGGCGTTCCCAGGGACTGGCCCTGGATCACAAATTCCCCGCAGCCAAAGGGCAGGTACTGTTCCGCTGTCTTCCTGTCCACCCGCATGGCATACTGCACCGCCGGGATATTCACATCGTCGTTGTACAGCGTGGGATACGTGGCACCCGCTGCAATGCATTCGTACGCCATGTCCTTCAGCGCAGGATCTGTCTCAGCATCAAAACGGAACGTGAACTGCGGCTCCACACAGCGCAGCTTCTTCACCACCCGCAGACAGATCTTCGCAAACAGATCCGCCGCCTCGGGATCCGGACGGCCGCGGCCTCCGACAATGATCCGGCCATTGACCGTCGTACGGCGGTTCTCGATCAGCATCCACAGACTCTCCAGCACCGCCTGGGCACTGTCCTCTGTCTCGATCCCCGCCTCGATGTCCGCCTTCAGGAAGGGCCCCAGCACAATGTCCAGCCGGCCGTAGTTGATGCACCCGGCACACAGGGCATAGAGCCAGAACAGCTGCAGCGCCTGGCGGAACGTTTGCGGCGGATTGTCCTCGATTGCTGTCAAGTCGCCGATCATGCGCTGTTTTGCCTCCATCGGCACGTCACCGGAATCCGCCACCAGGTCTTTCTGCGCCCGGATGACCTTCACGAAGAGATCCATCATCTCCAGACTCGCCTGAAGATACCCGTTGCCCTGATCCGCAGCCAGGCGTTCGGCGATTTCCCGCTTCAGTCCCGGGACACCGAGCCGCATGAGCTTTGTGTAATCCAGCATCATGCCGGAGAGTCTTGCGGTGGCCATATAGGGATAGGCACAGTCGATGAAGCGACCCGTAGTGGTCTCATCCAGCACATCCTGGCAGTACAGCGTCTTCAGGTCATGATCCTGCCAGAAGTCGTACAGGGCATCGATTCTGGGCCAGTCGCTTTCCGGAAGCTGGTCCTTCAGCCCCCGCAGTTTGTGGAACACACAATAATGCCCCACTCCGCCGACACTCGTCACGCACCCGAAGCCGATGGGAAGAAAGTCCAGCCGTCCGGCAATCAGGTCCCCTTTCTGCAGGTGGCGGAACAGGCCGGGATAAATCACTTCCAGGCACTTCACCTCCCGCAGGGACTTGTCATCATTCAGATGGGATCTGTAGACCTCCGTATAGCGCTCCATCATGTCCAGCTGCCGGGCTGGGGTCTTTTCACTCGGAAGCTTTCGGGAAACCTCCACGTTCTGGGCACCGTCGATGTTGATGTGTTTCATGTCCATCCCTCTCTTTCACCCGTAGAATACCTCAGCCATTCGTCTTTATCAACCATTTTTATTCATTTATATTCATTTTTTGCCGATGGATACTACAATTACTGTTCAGAATTATTCATCGAAGAGGAATCGCCTGCGCGAAACCGGTGCGGACGCGTCCCGCTACCGGTCCGGGGACTCGTGCTGATCCGTTACCGGAACAGGAACCCCTCGCCGTGGGAAATGTTCTCGATCTCATAGGGATACTTCGAGGTGTCATTGCCCAGCCCCGCAGCCCCTATGGCACCCGCCAGCTGGAAGGGAATCACGGCGGTGATCAGAGAGAAATCGTCCTCACCTGCTTCGATTTCCAGCACATGATCTGTGATCTGACGCACCAGATTCACCGTCTGCCGGTCCCGGTCCGTCTGCACGATGGCCATGAGCAGGTCATCGTCCTCAAAGGCCAGGTCCGCCAGATGACTCAGTTCCTCGGTTTCTTCCCGCATCACCGCATGCCGCAGTGTCTCCCGCATCTTCAGGGCCCCCTCCATGGCTGTGGCCCAGTGCAGACCGCTGCCGGTGACGGTGATTTTCGGCGCCCGGAGGATGTCATGCAGGTGTGCACGGACAAAGGCTTCGCTTTCCGCCACGACTTTCGGCAAGGCTGACAGTTCCTTTGTAACATCGGTGTCCAGACCCGCTGCCTGGCGGATGGCCAGGATCCACTCCAGGATCGCGGCCGTATATCCCTGGGTTTCGGGTGGAACGAGTTCCCGCTCGCAGACCAGGGGCATCCAGGCATCGCATTCCCGGACCAGCGCACTGTCTTCCTCCAGGGAAAAGGCCAGGACCGGACATCCCTGTTCCTTTGCATACCGGATGGCATTCAGGGTGGAGAGACTGTTGCCGGACTGGGAAATGCCCACGGCGAGTGTACGCGACGGATGCAGGATGCGGCTGCCGATGAACTGCGCCGGCAGTACTGCCCTGGCCTGCATGGGCAGATGGCGTTCGGCAAGGGCTGCAGCGGCTGTACTCACATGATGGCTGGTGCCGGATCCCAGGAGCACGATTTCTTCCATGGGATGGGTTTCGAGCATGGACTGCAGGATGGTCAGCCAGCTCTCTTTCCGGTCATACACAGAGGACAGGATCTCAGGCTGTCGAAGAATGTAGTCATGCATGGATGGTGCTGTGGACATAAGATGGCCTCCTTTTATATCTGTACAGCCTGAACGTATCACATCAGGGACCAAAATGATATACCATTTACGGATGTCTGTTTCTCCTTCCATGCCGGTTTTTCCCCGCCCGGGTTTGCAGGGAATTTTTAATGGACTACCATAAAGACATGACAATGAAAACCGAAACGAAACAGACCGCGTACCCGTCCGTGGATGCCATATTCCTGGACGTGGACGGCACGCTCTATGACCACGCCGCCGGCTGCATTCCGCCCCGGCACCTGGAGGCCATGAAGATCCTGCAGGAAGGAGGCACGAAAGTCTGCCTGTGTTCCGGCCGGTGCATGCCGCTACTGGAAAACCTCGGCATCCTGGACCAGTTCCCCTTTGACGGCATCGTGGCCGGCAACGGCAGCTACGTCTATGCACAAAACGGGACCCTGAT includes the following:
- a CDS encoding SIS domain-containing protein, translating into MSTAPSMHDYILRQPEILSSVYDRKESWLTILQSMLETHPMEEIVLLGSGTSHHVSTAAAALAERHLPMQARAVLPAQFIGSRILHPSRTLAVGISQSGNSLSTLNAIRYAKEQGCPVLAFSLEEDSALVRECDAWMPLVCERELVPPETQGYTAAILEWILAIRQAAGLDTDVTKELSALPKVVAESEAFVRAHLHDILRAPKITVTGSGLHWATAMEGALKMRETLRHAVMREETEELSHLADLAFEDDDLLMAIVQTDRDRQTVNLVRQITDHVLEIEAGEDDFSLITAVIPFQLAGAIGAAGLGNDTSKYPYEIENISHGEGFLFR
- a CDS encoding pyruvate formate lyase family protein, with the protein product MKHINIDGAQNVEVSRKLPSEKTPARQLDMMERYTEVYRSHLNDDKSLREVKCLEVIYPGLFRHLQKGDLIAGRLDFLPIGFGCVTSVGGVGHYCVFHKLRGLKDQLPESDWPRIDALYDFWQDHDLKTLYCQDVLDETTTGRFIDCAYPYMATARLSGMMLDYTKLMRLGVPGLKREIAERLAADQGNGYLQASLEMMDLFVKVIRAQKDLVADSGDVPMEAKQRMIGDLTAIEDNPPQTFRQALQLFWLYALCAGCINYGRLDIVLGPFLKADIEAGIETEDSAQAVLESLWMLIENRRTTVNGRIIVGGRGRPDPEAADLFAKICLRVVKKLRCVEPQFTFRFDAETDPALKDMAYECIAAGATYPTLYNDDVNIPAVQYAMRVDRKTAEQYLPFGCGEFVIQGQSLGTPNTLLNMVKVLQIAMNEGVDPMDGKQKNGPVQLKPLVDLTTFEAFYDQYKKMLDWYFEKCARDQLYSYEVMNREVSFLFASALMDDCLARGKALLDGGVKILGGTLETYGNINASDALTAIRRLVFEEKKYTLEEMNAAANRDFQGDAVMLRDILAVPKYGNDEQEADDMADDLYEFTAKSVRQKGIDLGMDYFLIVISNNQTNTDWGLQTAASLDGRRRGVYMNPANNPQGGAATSGPTAVLNSLSRFDAKYHGGSVQNIKFTPRMMHEDKEKVKILFDTYFRKGGCQLMVTVVDKGQLEDAQKHPEKYPDLIVRVAGYSAVFVDLDKTVQDELLSRALWD